The Calditerrivibrio nitroreducens DSM 19672 genome window below encodes:
- a CDS encoding class I SAM-dependent methyltransferase, whose translation MNCRHCKTPLTHKFVDLGFAPPSNAYLTKADLYRPEKYFPLRVMVCDACWLVQTEDHTQADELFSADYAYFSSTSASWLAHAARYATKMIDRLKLDQNSFVLEIAANDGYLLKNFVAAGVPCLGIEPTASTAAAAEKLGIPILREFFGEALGKRLAAEGKQADLIVGNNVYAHVPDINDFTRGLKAALKPGGTITLEFPHLMQLIEQCQFDTIYHEHFSYLSLFTVKRIFECEGLRIFDVEQLPTHGGSLRIYGCHAEDTRPNSPAVATLLAEEARRGLQTLEPYQNFQARAERIKDDLLGFLIEQKRAGKKVAAYGAAAKGNTLLNYAGVKPDLLPFVCDAAAAKQGKYLPGSHIPILPPSALSEFAPDYVLILPWNLREEVTKQLTYAQNWGARFVIAVPTLRVIP comes from the coding sequence ATGAACTGTCGCCACTGCAAGACTCCACTTACCCACAAATTTGTCGATCTTGGGTTTGCCCCGCCGTCGAACGCCTATTTGACCAAAGCGGATCTGTACCGGCCGGAGAAATATTTTCCCCTTCGGGTGATGGTCTGTGACGCCTGCTGGCTGGTACAGACCGAAGACCATACCCAAGCAGACGAACTCTTCAGCGCCGACTATGCTTATTTCTCCAGCACCTCGGCGAGTTGGCTGGCACACGCCGCCCGCTATGCGACTAAAATGATCGACAGGCTCAAGCTCGACCAAAACAGCTTCGTGTTGGAGATTGCGGCGAACGATGGCTACCTGCTGAAAAACTTCGTCGCTGCTGGCGTTCCCTGTCTTGGCATCGAACCTACGGCCAGCACTGCCGCCGCTGCCGAAAAGCTAGGGATCCCAATCTTGCGCGAATTTTTTGGCGAAGCGCTGGGCAAGCGCCTAGCGGCAGAGGGCAAACAGGCCGACCTGATTGTCGGCAACAATGTCTATGCCCATGTACCCGACATCAACGACTTCACGCGCGGGCTCAAGGCCGCGCTCAAACCAGGCGGCACGATCACGCTCGAATTCCCCCACCTCATGCAGCTCATCGAACAGTGTCAGTTCGACACTATCTACCACGAGCACTTTTCCTACCTATCTCTCTTTACCGTAAAGCGCATCTTCGAATGCGAGGGTTTGCGGATTTTCGATGTCGAGCAGCTTCCCACCCACGGCGGCAGTCTGCGCATTTATGGCTGCCATGCCGAAGACACCCGCCCCAACAGCCCGGCCGTTGCTACTCTTTTGGCCGAAGAGGCCCGCCGTGGTTTGCAAACTCTTGAACCCTATCAAAATTTTCAGGCCCGTGCGGAGCGCATCAAAGATGATCTTCTGGGCTTTCTCATCGAACAAAAGCGCGCCGGCAAAAAGGTGGCTGCCTACGGCGCTGCTGCCAAGGGAAATACGTTACTCAACTATGCCGGTGTCAAGCCTGATCTGTTGCCTTTCGTTTGCGATGCCGCCGCTGCCAAACAGGGCAAATACCTTCCCGGCAGCCATATTCCCATCCTTCCGCCCAGTGCTTTGTCTGAATTCGCACCGGACTATGTGCTCATCTTGCCGTGGAACCTACGCGAAGAAGTGACGAAGCAACTGACCTACGCGCAAAACTGGGGTGCGCGATTCGTTATCGCTGTACCTACGCTCAGGGTAATTCCATGA
- a CDS encoding glycosyltransferase family 2 protein, whose amino-acid sequence MNTNQVVVSDSANSKPKVSIGMPVYNGAEFIRSALDSLLAQTFTDFELIISDNASTDETEAICREYAAKDKRIRYIRQRENLGATANFKYVLDEAVGEYFMWAAHDDTWNSRFLLVAVETLDRDSSIEYVMPTFAVKSIKLRIGKSFPEYLFAFIENRSPKYRLLNYMALHHCSHKCNIVYSIFRKTFLLYVWARISISNDGLMGAVIVHAGRGALARGEMFNKRYVYLWPGSLDFLYRLLIRPTPAFQLALASSLTDALRLFPEYGQALKALFSIYKPYSYGKNFAICDPQILEDLVPGVS is encoded by the coding sequence ATGAACACAAATCAAGTCGTAGTGTCCGATTCTGCTAATTCAAAGCCGAAAGTCAGCATCGGCATGCCGGTGTACAACGGCGCCGAATTCATCCGCTCAGCGCTCGACTCCCTATTGGCGCAAACATTTACCGATTTTGAATTGATCATTTCTGACAATGCTTCTACCGATGAGACTGAAGCCATTTGCCGAGAATACGCGGCAAAGGATAAGCGCATACGCTACATTCGGCAGAGAGAGAATTTAGGCGCTACAGCAAATTTCAAATATGTGCTGGATGAAGCGGTGGGGGAGTATTTTATGTGGGCGGCTCATGATGATACATGGAACAGTCGCTTTCTTTTGGTGGCTGTTGAGACGCTCGATCGCGACTCATCAATCGAATATGTAATGCCAACGTTTGCTGTGAAAAGCATTAAATTGAGGATAGGGAAAAGTTTTCCTGAATATTTGTTCGCTTTTATAGAGAATAGAAGTCCCAAATACCGTTTATTGAATTATATGGCATTGCATCATTGCTCACATAAGTGCAACATTGTGTACTCTATTTTCAGAAAAACTTTTCTTCTATATGTGTGGGCCCGAATTTCAATAAGTAACGACGGCTTAATGGGTGCCGTTATAGTGCATGCTGGTAGAGGCGCTCTGGCTCGAGGTGAAATGTTTAACAAACGGTACGTGTATCTATGGCCGGGCTCACTAGACTTTTTGTACCGACTATTGATCCGCCCTACCCCAGCCTTTCAACTTGCTTTAGCCTCCTCTCTTACCGATGCGTTGCGACTATTTCCTGAATATGGTCAAGCACTGAAAGCATTATTTTCCATTTACAAGCCTTACTCGTACGGCAAAAACTTCGCAATCTGCGATCCACAAATCTTAGAGGATCTTGTTCCGGGCGTGTCATGA
- the rfbG gene encoding CDP-glucose 4,6-dehydratase produces MKMFGDIYRGRRVLVTGHTGFKGSWLALWLKELGAIVTGISLAPKTNPNHWELLGLAVNDYRVDIRNEDILTRLIKEIRPEIIFHLAAQPLVRHSYHEPVLTWSTNVMGTVNLLEASRHTNSVRAIVVITTDKCYENNEWVWGYREIDPLGGHDPYSASKASTELVVASYRKSFFNSGTSTLIATARAGNVIGGGDWSEDRLIPDLVRAVTKGEILKVRSPQSRRPWQHVLESLSGYLQLGQKLLIGDKIFANAWNFGPEQDGNCTVAEVLGKLTEYWPALCWRVEENLQMHEAKYLYLDSSKARTYLQWQSVWNLDTALEKTAEWYRVYMERRQIISLTQLTEYITDAEAKKVGWVRD; encoded by the coding sequence ATGAAAATGTTCGGAGACATCTATCGAGGGCGACGAGTTTTGGTGACTGGGCACACAGGTTTTAAGGGAAGTTGGCTTGCACTATGGCTTAAAGAACTTGGTGCTATTGTGACTGGCATATCACTCGCTCCAAAGACAAATCCCAATCATTGGGAACTACTTGGACTTGCTGTCAATGATTATCGTGTTGATATTAGGAATGAAGATATTTTAACTCGGCTTATTAAAGAAATAAGACCAGAGATAATATTTCATCTTGCTGCACAGCCTTTGGTTCGCCATTCTTACCATGAACCTGTCTTAACATGGTCTACAAATGTTATGGGTACAGTGAATTTGCTTGAAGCCAGCCGGCATACTAACAGCGTTCGTGCTATTGTTGTCATAACCACTGATAAATGTTATGAAAACAATGAATGGGTGTGGGGCTACCGTGAGATTGATCCCTTGGGTGGGCATGATCCATATAGTGCTTCTAAAGCAAGCACTGAATTAGTAGTAGCAAGTTACCGAAAATCTTTTTTCAATTCAGGGACATCTACATTAATTGCAACTGCAAGGGCAGGTAATGTAATTGGAGGAGGTGATTGGTCTGAAGATCGCTTGATTCCAGATCTTGTTCGTGCAGTTACCAAAGGTGAAATCTTAAAAGTTCGTTCGCCTCAATCAAGACGACCCTGGCAGCATGTGCTTGAATCCTTGAGTGGGTATCTACAGCTAGGTCAAAAATTACTCATAGGTGATAAAATATTTGCAAACGCCTGGAACTTCGGGCCTGAGCAGGATGGAAACTGCACAGTGGCTGAGGTTCTTGGTAAACTGACTGAATATTGGCCTGCTTTATGTTGGCGGGTTGAAGAAAACCTACAGATGCACGAGGCCAAATACCTCTATCTCGACAGTAGCAAGGCAAGAACATATCTTCAATGGCAGTCTGTGTGGAATCTTGATACTGCTTTGGAAAAGACTGCTGAATGGTATCGTGTTTATATGGAAAGAAGACAAATAATAAGTCTTACACAATTGACAGAATATATTACTGATGCAGAGGCAAAAAAAGTAGGATGGGTAAGAGATTGA
- a CDS encoding NAD-dependent epimerase/dehydratase family protein, with the protein MRIAVTGASGFIGRAVLTELARRGISAVASSRSGIGFPLGSAHKSVVLDIHENAADAYERLGRPETVIHLAWSGLPHYHSLHHFETELPVQYRFLKSLIVSGTQNLIVAGTCFEYGLQSGPLSEDLPTQPANAYGFAKDALRRELEFLKTSQPFALTWARLFYLYGEGQASTSLLAQLRQAVARGEKTFNMSGGEQLRDYLAVEEAARLLVSLALARCDAGIVNVCSGRPISVRRLVEGWIRDNGWAIDLNLGYYPYPDYEPMAFWGDRRKLDSILEGQ; encoded by the coding sequence ATGAGAATAGCTGTTACGGGTGCCTCGGGATTCATCGGCCGCGCTGTGCTCACCGAGCTGGCGCGCCGAGGTATTTCTGCGGTGGCATCCTCCCGTTCCGGAATTGGTTTTCCGCTGGGTTCCGCCCACAAGTCCGTTGTGTTAGATATTCACGAGAATGCCGCTGACGCCTACGAGCGCCTCGGCCGACCGGAGACGGTCATCCACCTTGCCTGGAGTGGGCTACCCCATTACCATTCGTTGCACCATTTTGAGACAGAGCTGCCGGTCCAGTACCGCTTCCTCAAGAGCCTCATCGTATCAGGCACACAGAACCTTATTGTTGCCGGCACCTGCTTCGAATACGGCCTGCAATCTGGTCCCCTCAGTGAGGACTTGCCGACGCAACCAGCGAACGCTTACGGTTTTGCTAAGGATGCGCTGCGCCGCGAGCTGGAATTCCTCAAGACCTCACAGCCCTTCGCGCTGACTTGGGCGCGGCTGTTCTATCTCTATGGGGAAGGCCAAGCCAGCACCTCGCTCCTAGCCCAGCTACGTCAGGCCGTGGCGCGTGGAGAGAAAACCTTCAATATGTCCGGTGGCGAGCAGTTGCGCGATTACCTAGCCGTTGAAGAGGCCGCCCGCCTGCTCGTTTCTCTGGCGCTTGCCCGCTGCGATGCCGGTATAGTCAACGTCTGCTCGGGCCGACCGATCTCCGTACGCCGTTTAGTTGAAGGCTGGATCCGCGATAATGGCTGGGCGATCGATCTCAACCTGGGGTATTACCCCTATCCTGACTACGAGCCAATGGCCTTCTGGGGCGATCGGCGCAAGCTGGACAGTATTCTGGAGGGGCAATGA
- the rfbC gene encoding dTDP-4-dehydrorhamnose 3,5-epimerase has protein sequence MGKRLTIQQTYIEGLKIVETASYIDTRGAFTRLYCECELAEIIGSRRIVQINHSCTQQVGTVRGLHFQYPPHAEMKLVRCLRGRVWDVAVDLRANSPTFLHWHAEELTPENGRMIIIPEGFAHGFQVLEAASELLYLHTAYYAPSAEAGFRYDDPCLGIKWPLPVSELSPRDANHPLLKPDFSGIAL, from the coding sequence ATGGGTAAGAGATTGACCATTCAACAAACCTATATTGAAGGTCTTAAGATTGTCGAAACAGCTTCTTATATTGATACCCGTGGTGCATTCACCCGACTCTATTGCGAATGCGAACTCGCTGAGATCATAGGTAGCCGGCGCATCGTCCAGATCAACCACTCTTGTACTCAGCAAGTAGGTACCGTGCGTGGTTTGCACTTCCAGTACCCGCCTCATGCCGAGATGAAGCTGGTGCGCTGTCTCAGAGGGCGAGTGTGGGATGTTGCCGTTGATCTGAGGGCCAACTCCCCTACCTTTCTTCACTGGCACGCCGAGGAGCTGACGCCCGAAAACGGTCGTATGATAATCATTCCTGAAGGTTTTGCCCACGGTTTTCAGGTGTTGGAGGCAGCAAGCGAACTGCTCTATCTGCACACTGCTTACTATGCACCATCTGCAGAAGCGGGTTTTCGCTACGACGATCCGTGCCTTGGCATCAAATGGCCACTTCCCGTCTCCGAACTCTCGCCCCGTGATGCCAACCATCCGTTGCTTAAGCCAGACTTTTCAGGGATTGCTTTATGA
- a CDS encoding glycosyltransferase family 2 protein, which produces MKKPQVSIGMPVYNGAKFISEALDSLLAQTFTDFELIISDNASTDETEAICREYAAKDKRIRYIRQRENLGAAANFKYVLDQAEGEYFMWAAADDVWDKKWIEKLLPISIINHCIAFGTLQTIDSNSKPLQHPANGRNFAYTGSKFMRRLKYFLEPAFLGKPNPIYGIYPKRLITPNMFSVLASTKFGADMLFMYALLEHVEIRSDMTVLLYKRIHADCAGGGIQTNTGSRSIFLKILTFLFRSVEMQYHYMKDYGSLSTAFERTVHILLFPFILAYSMGEQVMNNLRFTGVGALWRWRTISRFLYDKHIRR; this is translated from the coding sequence ATGAAAAAACCACAGGTGTCAATAGGAATGCCTGTTTATAACGGCGCCAAATTCATCAGTGAAGCGCTTGATTCTTTACTGGCACAAACCTTTACTGATTTCGAATTGATTATTTCTGATAATGCCTCCACCGATGAAACGGAAGCCATCTGTCGCGAATATGCGGCCAAAGATAAGCGCATACGCTACATTCGGCAGAGAGAGAATTTAGGTGCCGCAGCTAATTTCAAATATGTGCTGGATCAAGCGGAGGGGGAGTATTTCATGTGGGCGGCAGCGGATGATGTGTGGGATAAAAAATGGATAGAGAAACTTTTGCCTATTTCTATTATTAATCATTGTATTGCCTTTGGTACGCTTCAAACTATTGACAGCAACAGTAAACCATTGCAACACCCGGCTAACGGACGAAATTTCGCTTATACCGGATCGAAATTCATGCGCAGGCTGAAATATTTTTTAGAGCCTGCTTTCTTGGGTAAACCCAATCCAATTTACGGAATCTACCCGAAGCGCTTGATAACGCCGAATATGTTTAGCGTTTTAGCGTCGACAAAATTTGGTGCAGATATGTTGTTTATGTATGCGTTATTAGAACATGTAGAAATTAGATCAGATATGACAGTATTGCTTTATAAGCGTATTCATGCTGACTGCGCTGGTGGTGGTATTCAAACAAATACTGGTAGTAGAAGTATTTTCCTGAAAATATTGACATTTTTGTTTCGATCAGTTGAAATGCAATATCACTACATGAAAGACTACGGTTCATTAAGTACTGCTTTTGAACGCACCGTTCACATTTTACTATTCCCGTTCATTTTGGCATATAGCATGGGCGAGCAGGTCATGAATAATCTCCGTTTCACCGGCGTTGGTGCACTATGGCGTTGGCGCACTATTAGCAGATTTTTATATGACAAACATATTAGGCGGTAG
- a CDS encoding class I SAM-dependent methyltransferase, giving the protein MNRELYRAEQLPVFQNRIYRTAEAARNCVRGDLVLVQDPRTGLVYNAAFQPELIEYDTDYQNEQAASSVFRTHLDEITAIIERHFRGKSLLEVGFGKGYFLEHLLAKGFDVTGVDPAYDGANPRVIKRRFSRDAGLRGEGLVLRHVLEHIPHPVAFLAELREANDGEGTIFIEVPCLDWICRHRAWFDVFYEHVNYFRLDDFRRMFGRILEAGHVFGGQYLYVVADLASLRDPVQDRSMPFALPDDFTASINQFADRIRARGAAVVWGGASKGVIFSLFMQRAGARIDCVVDINPAKQGCYLPATGLLISSPEEMLERTAPGTDIYVMNGNYLDEIKEMTRNRFHYIEVDHE; this is encoded by the coding sequence ATGAACAGGGAGCTCTATCGCGCGGAACAGTTGCCTGTCTTTCAGAACCGCATCTATCGCACTGCTGAGGCGGCGCGGAATTGCGTGCGCGGTGATCTGGTCCTGGTACAAGACCCGCGCACAGGACTTGTGTACAACGCAGCGTTCCAGCCGGAGCTGATCGAATACGATACCGACTACCAGAACGAGCAGGCAGCGAGTTCGGTGTTCCGCACACATCTGGACGAAATCACAGCGATCATCGAACGCCATTTTCGTGGGAAAAGTTTGCTTGAAGTGGGCTTCGGCAAGGGCTATTTCCTCGAGCACCTGCTGGCAAAGGGCTTTGATGTCACTGGTGTCGACCCGGCCTACGATGGTGCCAACCCCCGGGTGATCAAGAGGCGCTTCAGCCGCGATGCGGGTCTGCGCGGGGAGGGCCTCGTGCTGCGCCACGTGCTGGAACACATCCCGCACCCGGTGGCCTTCCTCGCTGAGCTGCGCGAAGCAAACGACGGAGAGGGCACGATCTTCATCGAAGTGCCTTGCCTTGACTGGATCTGTCGTCACCGTGCTTGGTTCGACGTCTTCTACGAGCACGTGAACTATTTCCGGCTCGACGATTTCCGGCGTATGTTCGGGCGCATTCTGGAAGCCGGCCACGTCTTCGGTGGGCAGTACCTTTACGTCGTTGCAGACCTTGCTTCTCTGCGCGATCCAGTTCAGGATCGGAGCATGCCGTTCGCGCTTCCAGACGACTTTACCGCCTCTATCAACCAGTTTGCCGACCGTATCCGTGCTCGCGGTGCGGCCGTCGTATGGGGCGGTGCCTCGAAAGGGGTGATCTTCTCCTTGTTCATGCAGCGCGCGGGAGCCAGGATCGATTGCGTCGTCGACATCAATCCCGCCAAGCAGGGATGTTACCTCCCAGCCACCGGACTACTCATTTCCTCGCCGGAGGAAATGTTAGAGCGGACGGCGCCTGGTACCGACATCTACGTGATGAACGGCAACTATCTCGATGAGATTAAAGAAATGACCCGCAATAGATTCCATTACATAGAGGTAGATCATGAGTGA
- a CDS encoding lipopolysaccharide biosynthesis protein, translated as MLKRNLIANYLGQGWTALMGLAFIPLYIRYLGIEAYGLIGLFALLQAWLSLLDMGMSPTLSREMARFSAGAHSATSIRDLLRSIEIIALGIAIFLALGIWASSGWLANYWLRTEKLPVEVVSQAFAIMGVVTALRFVEGIYRSAIIGLQRQVLYNVVNSIFATLRGLGAVGILVWVSPTIEAFFIWQGLVSLLTVATLAGLTYRALPAAERGGRFSVPALRRIGKFAGGMMGITFLALLLTQVDKILLSKLLPLSEYGYYTLASTVAGALYLLTVPIAQAWFPRLSELFAANNQAELIAKFHQGAQMVSVFMGSAAFVMIVFAQVLLQLWIHDAELAQRSAHLLRILALGNLLNGLMWIPYQTQLAHGWTQLAFWVNVVSVLIIVPAIWWATPRFGAEGAAWAWVSLNAGYVLIAIHFMFRKILTHEKWRWYWQDLVQPLITAFLVASSSTLTMPAALPKSLKFMWLLLSSGLTLLSSTLAAQAVRRVLMIWIRLELRSTGS; from the coding sequence GTGCTTAAACGCAACCTCATCGCCAACTATCTCGGCCAGGGCTGGACAGCCTTGATGGGCCTGGCCTTCATTCCCCTGTACATCAGATATCTGGGGATCGAAGCCTATGGCCTGATCGGGCTGTTCGCCTTGCTGCAAGCCTGGCTCAGCCTGCTCGATATGGGCATGAGCCCCACACTGAGCCGCGAGATGGCGCGCTTTTCCGCTGGTGCTCACAGCGCCACCTCCATCCGCGATCTGCTGCGCAGCATCGAAATCATCGCGCTGGGCATCGCCATTTTTTTGGCATTGGGCATCTGGGCTTCCTCTGGCTGGTTGGCCAACTACTGGCTGCGCACTGAAAAACTGCCGGTTGAGGTGGTATCGCAAGCCTTTGCCATCATGGGCGTCGTCACCGCGCTGCGCTTTGTCGAAGGCATCTATCGCAGTGCCATCATCGGTCTGCAACGACAAGTACTCTACAACGTGGTGAATAGCATATTCGCCACACTGCGCGGTCTTGGCGCAGTGGGCATCTTAGTCTGGGTATCGCCCACCATCGAAGCGTTTTTCATCTGGCAAGGGCTGGTATCCCTGCTGACCGTGGCCACGCTGGCAGGCCTCACCTATCGCGCCCTTCCCGCGGCCGAACGCGGCGGGCGGTTTTCGGTGCCGGCGCTGCGGAGGATAGGCAAGTTTGCGGGAGGGATGATGGGGATTACCTTCTTGGCGCTGCTGCTGACGCAAGTGGACAAAATTCTGCTCTCAAAATTGTTACCACTTAGTGAGTATGGCTATTACACTTTGGCATCTACGGTAGCAGGAGCTCTTTACCTGCTGACTGTGCCCATAGCGCAAGCCTGGTTTCCACGCCTGAGTGAACTCTTCGCAGCCAACAACCAGGCCGAACTGATTGCGAAATTTCACCAGGGTGCTCAAATGGTTTCAGTATTCATGGGCAGCGCCGCCTTCGTCATGATTGTCTTTGCTCAGGTACTTTTGCAGTTATGGATACACGATGCCGAACTCGCCCAGCGCAGCGCGCACCTGCTCAGGATCCTGGCACTGGGCAACTTGCTCAATGGCCTGATGTGGATACCTTACCAAACCCAGCTTGCCCACGGCTGGACGCAACTGGCGTTTTGGGTCAATGTCGTCTCCGTTCTTATCATCGTTCCCGCCATCTGGTGGGCCACCCCGCGCTTTGGCGCCGAGGGCGCGGCCTGGGCGTGGGTCAGTTTGAATGCTGGCTATGTGCTGATTGCCATCCATTTCATGTTCCGGAAAATTTTGACCCATGAAAAATGGCGCTGGTATTGGCAAGATCTTGTACAGCCTCTAATTACGGCTTTCCTCGTTGCCAGTTCTAGCACCTTGACTATGCCAGCTGCACTACCCAAGTCTCTGAAATTTATGTGGTTGCTACTATCCAGTGGCTTGACCTTACTATCGTCTACCTTGGCTGCACAGGCGGTAAGGAGAGTGCTGATGATATGGATTCGTTTAGAGCTTAGGTCAACAGGAAGTTAG
- a CDS encoding cephalosporin hydroxylase family protein: MSDFQQEVKDRIAANAQDADLKSNAAAFMRSSLAGKYSYNFSWLGRPIIQYPQDIVAMQELIWQIKPDLIIETGIAHGGSLVYYASMLALLDMCEAIETNATFDPKQSKRKVLGIDIDIRPHNRTAIEAHPMASRIQMIQGSSIAPEIIEQVKQVAQDYQRVLVCLDSNHTHDHVLAELEAYAPLVSVGSYCVVFDTVVEDMPKELFPDRPWGPGDNPKTAVWEYLKTHPEFEIDKSIQHKLLITVAPDGYLKRLW, from the coding sequence ATGAGTGATTTTCAACAGGAAGTAAAAGACCGGATTGCCGCTAATGCGCAGGACGCAGACCTGAAGTCGAATGCGGCAGCCTTCATGCGTTCGTCCCTTGCGGGCAAGTATTCTTACAATTTTTCTTGGCTGGGCCGGCCAATTATCCAGTACCCCCAGGACATCGTCGCGATGCAGGAACTCATCTGGCAGATCAAGCCCGACCTCATCATCGAAACCGGCATTGCCCACGGCGGGTCGTTGGTTTATTATGCATCCATGCTCGCCCTGCTCGACATGTGCGAGGCCATCGAAACCAACGCCACCTTCGACCCCAAGCAATCCAAGCGTAAGGTGCTGGGTATCGATATCGACATCCGCCCGCACAACCGTACCGCCATTGAGGCCCATCCGATGGCTTCGCGTATTCAGATGATCCAGGGCTCCAGCATTGCGCCGGAGATCATCGAGCAGGTCAAGCAGGTGGCACAGGATTATCAGCGCGTTCTCGTCTGTCTCGATTCCAACCATACCCATGATCATGTCCTGGCCGAGCTCGAGGCCTATGCGCCGCTGGTGAGCGTGGGAAGTTACTGTGTCGTCTTCGATACCGTTGTCGAAGATATGCCGAAGGAACTCTTTCCCGATCGCCCCTGGGGGCCAGGCGACAATCCAAAAACCGCGGTGTGGGAATACCTGAAGACCCATCCAGAATTCGAGATCGACAAAAGCATCCAGCACAAGCTGTTGATTACTGTCGCACCGGATGGTTATTTGAAAAGGCTGTGGTGA